Below is a window of Haloterrigena alkaliphila DNA.
ACGCGTGACATCGAGATCCCCGCCGGGCCCGTCCGGGAGTTCATGAGCGACGACGTGGTGACGGTCTCGGGCCAGACGCCCATCCAGGAGGCCGCCCAGCGGATGATCAGCAACGACATCGAACAGATCCCGATGGTGACCGGCGAGCAGCTCGTCGGCATCGTCTGCGACGTCGACATCCTCGAGGCGCTCTATGAGTGAGCACGAACACGCGGACGAAGCCGAACACGAAACGGACGCGACGAGCGAGAAACTGGTCGAACTGGCCAAGCGTCGGGGCTACTTCTTCCAGTCCAGCGGGGCCTACGGCGGCGTCGGCGGCTTCTACACCTTCGGCCCGCAGGGCGCGTCCCTGAAGGGCAACGTCGAGGACGCCTGGCGCGACCGGTTCGCCGTCGCCGAGGGCAACATGGAAATCGACGCGCCGACGATCATGCCCGAACCCGTCTTCGAGGCCTCGGGCCACCTCGAGGGCTTCGACGACATGCTCGTCGAGTGTCCCGAGTGCGGTGAGAGCCACCGCGCGGACCACGTCATCGAAGATAACACGGAGTACGAGGACGCCGAGAGCCTCCCCATTCCGGAGGTCGAGGACGTCATCGCCGAGTACGAACTCGTCTGTCCGAACTGCGGTGCGGGACTGGCGGGCCAGGCCGTCGAGACCTTCAACCTCATGTTCGCGACGAACATCGGCCCCGGCGACTCCGATCCCGGCTACCTGCGCCCCGAGACCGCCCAGGGCATCTTCGTCGAGTTTCCCCGACTCAAGGAGTACGCCCGCAACCAGCTTCCCTTCGGCGTCACCCAGATCGGCCGGGCCTACCGCAACGAGATCAGCCCGCGCCGCTCGATCATTCGGACGCGGGAGTTCACGCAGGCCGAACTCGAGTACTTCATCGACCCCGAAACGGACGAGCCCGACCTCGAGAGCGTCGCGGACGTCGAAGTGACGCTCTATCCGGCCAGCGAGCAGAACGCCGAGGACGGCTCGGAGATTCAGACGACGATCGGCGAGGCCGTCGAAGACGACGTCATCACCAGCCCGTGGGTCGCCTACTTCCTCGGCGTCGCCAAGCCGTGGTACGACGCGGTCGGCGTCGACATGGACCGGTTCCGGTTCCGCCAGCACCTCTCGGGCGAGCGCGCCCACTACGCGGCCGACTGCTGGGACGCCGAAAGCGAAATCGACGGAAACTGGATCGAGATGGCCGGCTTCGCCTACCGCAGCGACTACGACCTCTCGAAGCACGCCGAACACTCCGGCGACCGCTTCACCGTCTTCAAGCAGTACGACGAGCCCAAAACGGTCGAGCGCGCCACGGTCGACCCCGACATGAGCTATCTGGGACCGGAGTTCGGCGGCGACGCGCAGGCCGTCGTCGCGGAACTCGAGGACCTCGCGGCTCGCGACCGCGCCGCGTTCGAGGGGGACACCGTCGAGATCGATCTTGAGGGAGAGACCCACGAACTCCCCGTCGAAAAGACCGGCTTCGCCGTCGAAGAGCAGACCGAAGCGGGCGAGCACATCATCCCGCACGTCATCGAACCCTCCTTCGGCGTGGATCGGCTCGTCTACACCGTCCTCCACCACGCCTACCGCGAGGACGAGGTCGACGGCGAGGAACGGACCTACCTCGAGCTCGAGCCCGAGGTCGCGCCCACGTTCGTCGGCGTCTTCCCGCTGCAGAACGACGACGGCCTCGAGGCGCAGGCCGACGAGATCGTCGCCGACCTGCGGGCGGCCGGTCTCTCCGTCGCCTACGACGACTCGGGCAACATCGGCCGGCGCTACCGCCGGCAGGACGAGGTCGGCACGCCGTTCTGCGTGACCGTCGACTACGAGACGATCGAAGACGACGAGACGACCGTCACCGTTCGCGAGCGCGACTCGACCGACCAGAAGCGACTGCCCGTCGAGGACCTCGCGGAGACGCTGTCGGCGATTCGGGACGGCGACCTCGAGTTCGAGGAGCTGTAGTCGGAGGCGGACCTCGAGAACGAGGGCTCGTCGAGCGACGTTTTCCAGTCGATATCCGCTGAGAACGTCTCACGCCACGCCGCGCAGCCGGCGTGCGGTGGCGCGCGCTGTCGGTGGTTCGAGGGATACCGAGAATCACCGACGAACCTGCGCGAGGTCTTCGCGAGTCTCGCGAGCGAACGGCTCGGAAGACGCGAAGCGTCTTCCGTTGGACGAGCGAAGGAACGACGTGACTGAGCGAGTCGACTGGGGAGGGTGTGGAATCCCCAGTGTCCGCGGGAGCAGGACGCTCGGTTTCGTTCGCGTCGCCCGCGGCCAGCACAGTGAAGACGGCGACCGTTCCCCACACGTTCGAGGCTTGTTGCCGACAGATAACCGACGCACTGAAGGTAGTCACCTTCGAGGGGTGACGTGATGGCCGACGAAATCAAGCGACGGCTCGTCCACGCGAGCGGGTCCGGACTGGTCGTCCTCTATCTGCTGGCGGACTCTCTCGAGCTCGGGCTGACCTGGGGCCGGTTTCAGCTCCTCGTCGGCGCCCTCGCCCTCGGCGCGCTCGTCCTCGAGTTCATTCGGCTGCGGAT
It encodes the following:
- the glyS gene encoding glycine--tRNA ligase, producing MSEHEHADEAEHETDATSEKLVELAKRRGYFFQSSGAYGGVGGFYTFGPQGASLKGNVEDAWRDRFAVAEGNMEIDAPTIMPEPVFEASGHLEGFDDMLVECPECGESHRADHVIEDNTEYEDAESLPIPEVEDVIAEYELVCPNCGAGLAGQAVETFNLMFATNIGPGDSDPGYLRPETAQGIFVEFPRLKEYARNQLPFGVTQIGRAYRNEISPRRSIIRTREFTQAELEYFIDPETDEPDLESVADVEVTLYPASEQNAEDGSEIQTTIGEAVEDDVITSPWVAYFLGVAKPWYDAVGVDMDRFRFRQHLSGERAHYAADCWDAESEIDGNWIEMAGFAYRSDYDLSKHAEHSGDRFTVFKQYDEPKTVERATVDPDMSYLGPEFGGDAQAVVAELEDLAARDRAAFEGDTVEIDLEGETHELPVEKTGFAVEEQTEAGEHIIPHVIEPSFGVDRLVYTVLHHAYREDEVDGEERTYLELEPEVAPTFVGVFPLQNDDGLEAQADEIVADLRAAGLSVAYDDSGNIGRRYRRQDEVGTPFCVTVDYETIEDDETTVTVRERDSTDQKRLPVEDLAETLSAIRDGDLEFEEL